A region of Haliotis asinina isolate JCU_RB_2024 chromosome 9, JCU_Hal_asi_v2, whole genome shotgun sequence DNA encodes the following proteins:
- the LOC137297146 gene encoding uncharacterized protein, whose translation MAGRRDKISTIVKVSPVHVSKDWSSAIAKVKPVCVSKDWSSAIAMVNPVCVSKDWSSAIAKVKPVCVSKDWSSAIAKVKPVYVSKDWSSAIAKVKPVCVSKDWNSAIAMVNPVYVSKDWSSAIAMVNPVYVSKDWNSAIAMVNPVYVSKDWNSAIAMVNPVYVSKDWSSAIAMVNPVCVQRLELSYSHG comes from the exons ATGGCTGGCAGG AGGGACAAGATCTCCACCATAGTTAAGGTGAGCCCAGTACATGTGTCCAAAGACTGGAGCTCAGCTATAGCCAAGGTTAAGCCAGTATGTGTGTCCAAAGACTGGAGCTCAGCTATAGCCATGGTTAACCCAGTATGTGTGTCGAAAGACTGGAGCTCAGCTATAGCCAAGGTTAAGCCAGTATGTGTGTCCAAAGACTGGAGCTCAGCTATAGCCAAGGTTAAGCCAGTTTATGTGTCCAAAGACTGGAGCTCAGCCATAGCCAAGGTTAAGCCAGTATGTGTGTCCAAAGACTGGAACTCAGCTATAGCCATGGTTAACCCAGTATATGTGTCCAAAGACTGGAGCTCAGCTATAGCCATGGTTAACCCAGTATATGTGTCCAAAGACTGGAACTCAGCTATAGCCATGGTTAACCCAGTATATGTGTCCAAAGACTGGAACTCAGCTATAGCCATGGTTAACCCAGTATATGTGTCCAAAGACTGGAGCTCAGCTATAGCCATGGTTAACCCAGTATGTGTCCAAAGACTGGAGCTCAGCTATAGCCATGGTTAA